A genome region from Ferrimicrobium sp. includes the following:
- a CDS encoding AMP-binding protein → MGETLVSVWQEMYKDCPSKAVVVEPYRSIRLTAESLFARSELGARRLGALGCGKGDRVAIDVNGPIDFLIAHLSVMRLGAIGVPIPKGSSGAEVGDIVADCSPLASLSDPSHSSLWDAHGVLATSLDAHVSPDTTVAIDDADPDAIALMLYTSGTTGKPKGVPLSHRNLLATARSVITAWEWSEEDSLLLTLPLHHMHGLGVGLHGTLCAGATAVAFAKFDPTSAIAQVRAKEVSMFFGVPTIYAKLLGSEGFEAFGGLRLIVSGSAPLSAEAFRRICEVTGQEPLERYGMSEAGMISSNLYRGRRIAGSVGKALPGVAIRLSDGDHGEILVRGEAVFRGYWQRDAATREAFTDDHWFRTGDLGCIDEDGYLVINGRAKELIIKGGENVFPREVEACLEEMDEVIEAAVIGEPDEYWGERIVAFLVVTSAPPEQEAVGRFVAERLHRIKVPDEVRYVEALPRNRMGKIQRERLRNN, encoded by the coding sequence ATGGGCGAGACCCTGGTGTCAGTTTGGCAGGAGATGTATAAAGATTGCCCCTCCAAGGCGGTCGTGGTCGAACCCTATCGTTCGATCCGACTCACAGCAGAGAGTCTGTTCGCCAGGTCAGAGCTTGGCGCCAGGCGACTGGGAGCACTCGGATGTGGTAAGGGAGATCGTGTGGCCATCGACGTTAACGGTCCGATTGACTTTCTTATCGCCCATCTCAGCGTCATGCGTCTTGGCGCCATTGGCGTGCCGATACCTAAGGGTTCGAGCGGTGCTGAGGTCGGTGATATCGTCGCAGATTGTTCGCCGTTGGCCTCGTTGAGCGATCCATCGCATAGCTCGTTATGGGATGCGCACGGAGTGCTCGCAACGAGTCTCGATGCTCACGTATCTCCTGACACCACGGTGGCGATCGACGATGCGGATCCTGACGCAATCGCCCTGATGCTCTACACGTCGGGCACCACCGGAAAACCTAAGGGGGTTCCCCTGTCGCATCGCAACCTTCTCGCTACCGCACGGTCGGTGATCACCGCCTGGGAATGGAGCGAGGAGGATTCTCTGCTGCTCACACTGCCACTGCACCACATGCACGGGCTCGGCGTTGGCTTACACGGGACGCTGTGCGCGGGAGCCACAGCCGTGGCGTTCGCGAAGTTCGACCCGACTTCTGCCATCGCACAGGTGCGTGCCAAGGAAGTGAGCATGTTCTTCGGGGTACCCACCATCTACGCCAAATTGTTGGGCTCAGAGGGTTTTGAAGCATTCGGTGGGTTACGGCTCATAGTCTCTGGTTCAGCCCCGCTGTCAGCCGAGGCCTTCCGCCGCATTTGCGAGGTGACCGGGCAGGAGCCGCTCGAGCGATATGGCATGAGCGAGGCTGGCATGATTTCCTCGAATCTATATCGTGGACGCCGCATCGCCGGCAGTGTTGGCAAGGCGCTGCCTGGTGTGGCGATACGACTTTCGGACGGTGATCACGGTGAGATACTCGTCCGTGGCGAAGCTGTTTTCAGAGGCTACTGGCAGCGCGATGCTGCGACGAGGGAAGCCTTCACCGACGATCATTGGTTTCGCACTGGTGATCTTGGCTGTATTGACGAGGATGGCTACTTGGTGATCAACGGTCGCGCAAAGGAGCTGATCATCAAGGGGGGTGAGAATGTCTTCCCACGAGAGGTCGAGGCTTGCCTTGAGGAGATGGACGAGGTCATCGAGGCAGCGGTGATCGGTGAGCCAGATGAGTATTGGGGGGAGAGGATCGTGGCCTTTCTTGTTGTCACAAGCGCTCCACCCGAGCAGGAGGCCGTAGGACGGTTCGTAGCCGAGCGCTTGCATCGGATCAAAGTCCCCGATGAGGTGCGCTATGTCGAAGCGCTCCCACGGAATCGAATGGGCAAGATCCAACGTGAACGGTTGAGAAATAACTAG
- a CDS encoding glycosyltransferase family 2 protein, which yields MRGLPRVHEFRSATVLLPVINETDALRETIAIIEQQAQMDVCEYLILVSPRTATESQVVIEELQKRYGDRIRVHVQSMPFLGGALREGFALAQGSHLVMMASDLETDPHDVAVMIERAKQFPEAIITASRWLQPGSFDGYSPLKLVLNKLFQRSFALLYETPLSDMTYGYRLFPTALVQAIAWEELRHPFLLETMLKPLRLDVSVYEIPSRWRARSEGESSNSFFRNFMYFRIGVRTRLRPRASLLA from the coding sequence GTGAGGGGATTGCCACGAGTGCACGAATTTCGGTCGGCGACAGTCCTTTTGCCAGTGATAAACGAGACAGATGCGCTTCGTGAGACGATCGCCATTATCGAGCAACAGGCCCAGATGGACGTCTGCGAATACCTCATCCTGGTTTCGCCCCGTACCGCCACCGAGAGCCAGGTCGTGATTGAGGAACTGCAAAAACGCTATGGCGATCGTATTCGCGTCCATGTGCAGTCAATGCCATTCCTCGGCGGTGCCTTGCGCGAAGGATTCGCACTCGCACAAGGTTCGCACCTGGTGATGATGGCGAGCGACCTTGAGACCGATCCCCACGATGTTGCCGTCATGATCGAGCGAGCCAAGCAGTTTCCCGAGGCGATCATCACCGCGTCACGCTGGTTACAGCCTGGCTCCTTCGATGGTTACTCGCCGTTAAAGCTCGTGCTCAACAAACTCTTTCAGCGCTCGTTCGCGCTGCTGTATGAAACGCCGTTGTCTGACATGACCTATGGGTATCGTTTGTTCCCAACGGCGCTTGTGCAAGCGATCGCATGGGAAGAGCTTCGCCACCCCTTCCTGCTGGAGACGATGCTCAAGCCCTTGCGACTTGATGTGTCCGTCTACGAAATTCCCTCACGTTGGCGGGCTCGTAGCGAAGGGGAGTCGTCGAACAGTTTCTTTCGTAACTTTATGTATTTTCGGATCGGTGTTCGAACCAGATTGCGGCCTCGAGCAAGCCTGCTTGCTTGA
- a CDS encoding NAD-dependent epimerase/dehydratase family protein, giving the protein MRRVLISGGAGFVGRHFVRYFLEAGDDVVVVDPIATATGGIDPSAGWPLFDPREFTSFHYVPQDCREWFRAHPHEPFDLVLHLAAMVGGRLMIEHNPLAIADDLSIDAEYWQWAATAQPTKTICFSSSAAYPIKLQREEGFVLLSEEMIDFGDDIGMPDMSYGWAKLTCEYLARLAYERHGLASVCYRPFSGYGVDQDDSYPFPSICKRALAGSPTEPLIVWGSGRQMRDFVHIDDCVRGVITTMDAVNDAAAINLSTGVLTSFLEFAALAVRACGYETAVHGRDDRPVGVFARGGDTTKQAELGFEAAISFEDGIASAIELLREGTVN; this is encoded by the coding sequence GTGCGTAGGGTTTTGATTTCCGGAGGCGCCGGCTTCGTTGGACGTCATTTCGTGCGTTACTTCCTGGAAGCGGGTGATGACGTCGTGGTCGTTGACCCGATCGCCACCGCGACCGGTGGTATCGATCCGAGCGCGGGGTGGCCGTTGTTTGACCCGCGGGAATTCACATCATTTCACTACGTGCCCCAAGACTGTCGTGAGTGGTTTCGAGCTCACCCGCACGAGCCGTTTGACCTCGTGCTCCATCTCGCGGCGATGGTCGGTGGCCGCCTGATGATCGAGCACAATCCGCTTGCGATCGCCGATGACCTCTCCATCGATGCTGAATACTGGCAATGGGCCGCGACGGCTCAACCGACAAAGACGATCTGCTTCTCGTCGAGTGCTGCCTACCCGATCAAACTCCAGCGCGAAGAAGGCTTTGTCTTGTTGTCGGAGGAGATGATCGATTTTGGCGACGACATTGGCATGCCGGACATGTCCTATGGCTGGGCAAAGCTGACTTGTGAGTACCTGGCACGGCTTGCCTACGAGCGTCATGGACTTGCGTCGGTGTGCTATCGGCCCTTCTCTGGTTACGGCGTCGATCAGGACGATAGTTATCCGTTTCCTTCGATCTGCAAACGGGCACTCGCGGGTTCGCCAACTGAACCGCTCATTGTGTGGGGTAGCGGACGACAGATGCGCGATTTTGTGCACATCGATGACTGTGTGCGTGGTGTGATTACCACCATGGACGCTGTGAACGATGCAGCAGCCATCAACCTCTCAACCGGAGTCTTGACGAGCTTCCTTGAGTTCGCAGCCCTTGCAGTCCGGGCCTGTGGATACGAGACTGCTGTGCACGGTCGCGACGATCGACCCGTTGGAGTCTTTGCGCGCGGGGGTGACACTACCAAACAGGCTGAGCTTGGGTTCGAGGCCGCGATCAGCTTTGAAGACGGTATCGCCTCTGCGATCGAGTTGCTCCGCGAGGGTACCGTTAACTGA
- a CDS encoding MBL fold metallo-hydrolase: MSQPARVGSWEEPGCFEVAPNVYRIPLPLPHDGLRAVNVYAIVDGERLVLIDSGQQLDVARERLLAALGELSASPKDIGRFLVTHIHRDHYTQAVALRRDFGTHISLGIGERESIRHAASPRPNPLRDQMIELERCGARELVTLLVPSPAPDDIAGRLYEEPDAWLGEEVIELSSRRLRVIATPGHTKGHVVFYDQENGLLFAGDHILPHITPSIGFEPIVYPNPLGNYLASLRHVRRLPEAKLLPAHGLPADRFSPRIDALLEHHDGRLNATRAAVEEGAATPFEVAQRLRWTRRERQLEELDAFNQMLAVMETKYHLELLAIQGYLVQAERDGSYHFTPVTPTP; this comes from the coding sequence ATGAGTCAACCGGCACGAGTTGGTTCCTGGGAAGAACCCGGGTGTTTTGAAGTAGCCCCCAATGTTTATCGGATCCCGCTGCCGTTACCACACGATGGGTTGCGTGCGGTGAATGTCTATGCGATTGTCGATGGTGAGCGTCTGGTCCTGATCGACTCGGGCCAACAGCTTGACGTGGCCCGTGAGAGGTTGTTGGCGGCGTTAGGGGAGTTGAGTGCCTCGCCCAAGGACATCGGTCGCTTTTTAGTGACGCACATCCATCGCGACCATTACACGCAGGCGGTCGCCTTGCGGCGTGATTTTGGCACCCACATCAGCCTTGGGATCGGGGAGCGTGAATCGATTCGTCATGCCGCCAGTCCGAGGCCCAATCCACTCCGCGATCAGATGATCGAACTCGAGCGCTGTGGAGCACGTGAGCTGGTGACGCTGCTGGTGCCATCTCCGGCCCCCGACGACATCGCAGGTCGTCTCTACGAGGAGCCGGATGCCTGGCTCGGCGAGGAGGTCATTGAGCTTTCTTCACGCCGGTTGCGAGTGATCGCGACCCCGGGGCACACCAAAGGGCATGTGGTCTTTTACGATCAGGAGAACGGACTGCTCTTCGCAGGTGATCATATTCTTCCTCACATCACGCCCTCGATTGGCTTTGAGCCCATCGTCTACCCCAACCCGTTGGGTAACTACCTTGCCTCGTTGCGACACGTGCGTCGTTTGCCGGAGGCGAAGCTACTACCCGCACATGGATTGCCAGCTGATCGTTTCTCCCCGAGAATCGATGCCTTGCTCGAGCACCATGATGGTCGCCTCAATGCGACGAGAGCTGCCGTGGAAGAAGGCGCAGCTACGCCGTTCGAGGTCGCGCAGCGGTTGCGCTGGACGCGTCGTGAGCGCCAACTAGAGGAGCTGGACGCCTTCAATCAGATGCTTGCGGTGATGGAGACAAAGTACCACCTTGAACTCCTTGCCATCCAAGGCTATTTGGTGCAAGCCGAACGCGATGGTTCGTATCACTTCACGCCAGTCACTCCAACACCCTAA
- a CDS encoding maleylpyruvate isomerase family mycothiol-dependent enzyme: MDPAIKMLFTEWDALDTLIDEIESDDWREPSILPHWTNADILAHIIGTERFLSGEPTPDVLLPDDRPYPNTVAELNDRWVASLRSLTPTELIANFRATIAYRRQILANLDEAELAKEGWTPVGEAPFRRFLQIRVFDCYVHELDLRASTNHPGASSGAVAEYAMDEVERALGYIVGKQAQLSQGSSVRLKLTGGVERTFNIQVDERARLVPELGTPTTELELDSTLFMALACGRLDPPDAIDEIHITGNDIIAKRVVEHLAFTI, encoded by the coding sequence ATGGATCCGGCAATCAAGATGCTCTTCACCGAGTGGGATGCCCTCGATACTCTGATCGACGAGATCGAGAGCGACGATTGGCGCGAGCCATCGATACTCCCCCACTGGACAAACGCCGATATCTTGGCTCACATCATTGGCACCGAGCGATTTCTTAGTGGCGAGCCTACGCCCGATGTATTGCTACCCGACGATCGACCATATCCCAACACCGTTGCCGAACTTAATGACCGCTGGGTCGCATCGTTACGGTCGCTTACCCCAACCGAACTGATCGCCAACTTCCGGGCTACGATCGCTTACCGACGCCAAATACTGGCTAATCTCGACGAAGCCGAACTCGCGAAAGAGGGTTGGACGCCAGTCGGTGAAGCGCCGTTTCGTCGATTCCTTCAGATCCGGGTCTTCGATTGCTACGTGCACGAGCTCGACCTTCGAGCCTCGACGAATCACCCAGGGGCGAGCTCTGGAGCCGTCGCCGAATACGCCATGGACGAGGTGGAACGCGCACTGGGCTACATCGTCGGCAAGCAGGCACAGCTGTCCCAAGGGTCCAGCGTTCGGCTCAAGCTCACCGGAGGTGTCGAGCGAACCTTCAACATCCAGGTTGACGAGCGCGCTCGGCTCGTCCCAGAACTTGGGACACCCACAACCGAACTCGAATTGGATTCAACCCTGTTCATGGCGCTGGCTTGCGGGCGGCTGGATCCCCCCGACGCAATCGATGAGATTCATATCACCGGCAATGACATCATTGCTAAGCGTGTCGTCGAGCATCTTGCCTTTACCATCTAG
- a CDS encoding DsbA family protein: MPTSPEPTTIDYHFDILCPFAYMTSKWIRNVREQQPLTINWRFFSLEEVNLEPGKIHPWERPWSYGWSMLRIAALLRREDPVLVDRWYALAGFALHEAGLKPHDQSVARELISELGIDPGLVDTSMEDPTLDDEIRADHQRVLDAGGFGVPTLIFEGGHTLFGPVLIDPPTGQAALDLWGMVQTAARYPNFFELQQPKGPTQMHAITQALKPYLEGRDWKSMNRGVEVQFDR; encoded by the coding sequence GTGCCAACATCACCTGAACCCACCACCATCGACTACCACTTTGACATCCTCTGTCCGTTCGCCTACATGACCTCGAAATGGATCAGGAACGTTCGAGAACAACAGCCACTCACGATCAATTGGAGGTTTTTCAGCCTCGAAGAGGTCAATCTCGAGCCCGGCAAGATCCACCCCTGGGAACGTCCATGGTCCTATGGTTGGTCGATGCTCCGCATCGCAGCCCTCTTGCGCCGTGAGGATCCCGTGCTCGTTGATCGGTGGTATGCGCTTGCCGGTTTCGCTCTCCACGAGGCAGGGCTCAAACCCCATGACCAGTCAGTAGCTCGCGAGCTCATCAGCGAGCTTGGCATTGACCCCGGGCTTGTCGACACCTCGATGGAGGATCCAACCCTTGACGACGAGATCCGCGCTGATCACCAACGGGTGCTAGACGCTGGAGGCTTTGGGGTCCCAACGCTCATCTTCGAAGGCGGCCACACGCTCTTTGGACCCGTTCTCATCGATCCACCAACTGGTCAGGCCGCCCTCGATCTGTGGGGCATGGTGCAAACCGCAGCGCGTTACCCCAACTTCTTTGAGCTCCAGCAGCCCAAGGGGCCAACGCAGATGCACGCCATCACCCAAGCCCTCAAGCCTTACCTCGAAGGTCGAGACTGGAAGAGCATGAATCGCGGCGTTGAGGTTCAGTTCGATCGCTAA
- the fdhF gene encoding formate dehydrogenase subunit alpha translates to MSDRVSVTIDSSPVEATEGELMIEVINRAGVELPQVCYHPMLGTIGTCDLCLVTVNGITQRACEVHVAGQEVVSTRSTERERERAGQRLLVNHDLYCTICDNNNADCVLHNTVRDMGINDQPEPYRPKPYEIDDSHPFYRYDPSQCILCGRCVQACQEVQVNETLSIDWSLPIPRVVFDGGVPAGESSCVGCGHCVTVCPCNALMEKSMIGQAGLATNLKPKVREPMINLTKALEPAIGLKPIFTLSEVEERLRRQLVKKTKTVCTYCGVGCSFDIWTKGRTILKVNPAHGPMNGISTCVKGKFGFEFVNSSERLTHPLIRDGEGFRETSWDEAFAYIGRSLRAIIERDSPDAVGVIASSKCTNEEAYLAQKLARAVIGTHNVDNCSRYCQSPATMGLWRTVGYGGDSGSATDIEASDLVLIVGSNTAESHPVIATRVKRAHKSRGQRLIVADLRKHEMAQRADIWFSPRPGTDLVWLSAASKYLYDYGHHDEEFLATRVEGVEEFVASLEPFTVAYASQVTGVSEETLVTVFEELAHASTFCVLWAMGVTQHSAGSDTSTAIANLLLMSGNFGKPGCGAYPLRGHNNVQGASDFGAMPTYFPGYESVTDAGVIAKYEAAWGRSMPTTKGLDNHEMVDAIHAGSLKALLLTGEEMGLVDANSNVVQDAFRKLEFFVVQDVFFSNTARFADVVLPASPSLEKAGTFTSTERRIQRLYPALKPLGDSRPDWQITQGIANAMGADWAYCDPSEVMAEAASLAEMFAGVSYERLEGYRSLQWPVARDGVDTPILYLDRFHFPSGKARFHPVGFQEPTDQVDEVYDIHVNNGRLLEHFHEGNMTYRVPGIAAHTPEPFVEVSPELATERGVVDGTLVRLTSRRGSIKVRAVVTDRVRGNQVYLPMNARLNESAVNILTSSEVDEATHTPAFKELAAKMEVLQDRPRRALPENNFRYGQRTPQRGVNIDAKRSRADYQNPVASAVSHAIDHEVMIESE, encoded by the coding sequence TTGTCAGATCGTGTATCCGTCACCATCGATTCTAGTCCCGTCGAGGCCACCGAGGGAGAGCTGATGATCGAGGTGATCAACCGGGCCGGTGTCGAGTTGCCACAGGTTTGTTATCACCCGATGCTCGGAACCATTGGAACCTGTGATCTGTGCCTCGTTACCGTGAATGGAATCACCCAACGCGCTTGTGAAGTCCACGTCGCGGGCCAAGAGGTGGTGTCCACGCGATCGACCGAGCGCGAACGCGAGCGTGCTGGTCAGCGGCTTCTGGTCAATCACGACCTCTACTGCACGATCTGTGACAACAACAACGCTGACTGTGTCCTTCACAACACCGTGCGCGACATGGGTATCAACGACCAACCGGAGCCGTATCGGCCAAAGCCCTACGAGATTGATGACTCTCATCCCTTCTATCGGTACGATCCATCGCAATGCATTCTCTGCGGTCGCTGTGTCCAGGCGTGTCAGGAGGTCCAGGTCAACGAGACGCTCTCGATCGATTGGTCGCTCCCGATACCACGCGTTGTCTTTGATGGTGGCGTGCCTGCCGGCGAATCCAGTTGCGTGGGATGCGGTCATTGTGTGACGGTCTGTCCGTGCAATGCGCTGATGGAGAAGTCGATGATCGGGCAGGCGGGACTAGCGACAAACCTCAAACCCAAGGTCCGCGAACCGATGATCAACCTCACCAAAGCCCTTGAGCCAGCCATTGGTCTAAAGCCGATCTTTACCCTCTCGGAGGTGGAGGAGCGACTGAGGCGCCAGCTGGTGAAGAAGACTAAGACCGTGTGTACCTACTGTGGTGTTGGCTGCTCCTTCGATATCTGGACCAAGGGTCGCACGATTCTCAAGGTGAATCCCGCACATGGACCCATGAACGGTATCTCGACCTGTGTCAAGGGTAAGTTTGGGTTTGAATTCGTCAATAGCTCTGAGCGCCTCACCCATCCATTAATTCGCGACGGGGAGGGATTTCGTGAGACCTCGTGGGACGAGGCCTTTGCCTACATCGGGCGATCGCTTCGTGCGATCATCGAGCGCGATTCTCCTGACGCTGTCGGTGTCATCGCCTCTTCAAAATGCACCAACGAGGAGGCATATCTCGCTCAGAAGTTGGCGCGCGCCGTCATCGGTACCCATAATGTCGACAATTGCTCACGATACTGCCAGTCACCGGCGACGATGGGTTTGTGGCGCACGGTTGGCTATGGCGGAGACTCGGGGTCGGCCACCGACATCGAGGCGAGTGATCTGGTCCTCATCGTCGGTTCTAATACCGCTGAGAGCCACCCGGTCATCGCAACGAGGGTGAAACGGGCACACAAGTCACGAGGCCAGCGTCTCATCGTCGCTGATTTACGCAAGCATGAGATGGCCCAGCGTGCCGATATCTGGTTCTCGCCACGGCCAGGAACCGATCTGGTCTGGCTGTCGGCTGCGAGCAAGTACCTCTACGATTACGGTCATCACGACGAGGAGTTTCTCGCGACACGGGTCGAGGGTGTTGAGGAGTTTGTCGCCTCCCTCGAGCCCTTCACGGTGGCCTATGCCTCCCAAGTCACTGGAGTGTCCGAGGAGACGTTGGTTACGGTCTTCGAGGAGCTTGCCCACGCCAGCACCTTCTGCGTGCTTTGGGCAATGGGGGTTACTCAACACAGCGCTGGCTCGGATACCTCAACAGCGATCGCGAATCTGTTGTTGATGAGCGGAAACTTTGGCAAGCCGGGGTGCGGTGCGTATCCGTTACGCGGTCACAACAATGTCCAGGGGGCGAGCGACTTTGGTGCGATGCCCACCTACTTTCCTGGCTATGAGTCGGTTACCGATGCCGGGGTCATTGCCAAGTATGAAGCCGCGTGGGGCCGATCGATGCCAACCACCAAGGGTCTCGACAATCACGAGATGGTCGATGCCATCCATGCCGGTTCGCTCAAGGCTCTGCTCCTTACCGGTGAGGAGATGGGGTTGGTGGACGCGAACTCGAATGTCGTTCAAGACGCCTTCCGCAAGCTTGAGTTCTTCGTCGTCCAAGATGTCTTCTTCTCCAACACGGCGCGATTTGCCGATGTGGTGCTACCGGCCTCTCCGTCGCTCGAGAAGGCTGGCACCTTCACGAGTACCGAGCGGCGTATCCAACGCCTGTATCCAGCGCTCAAGCCACTCGGTGACTCACGACCGGACTGGCAGATCACCCAAGGGATTGCGAACGCCATGGGGGCTGACTGGGCCTATTGCGATCCGAGTGAGGTGATGGCTGAGGCAGCCAGCCTTGCCGAGATGTTCGCAGGGGTCTCGTACGAGCGCCTCGAGGGATATCGGTCGCTGCAGTGGCCGGTGGCTCGCGATGGCGTGGACACGCCGATCCTCTATCTGGATCGTTTTCACTTCCCGTCAGGCAAGGCCCGCTTTCATCCGGTCGGATTCCAGGAGCCGACCGATCAGGTTGACGAGGTCTACGATATCCACGTCAACAACGGACGGCTTCTAGAACATTTCCACGAGGGCAACATGACCTATCGAGTGCCGGGGATTGCTGCGCACACGCCGGAGCCGTTCGTCGAGGTCTCTCCCGAACTCGCGACCGAACGTGGAGTTGTCGATGGCACGTTGGTGCGGCTCACCTCACGTCGAGGTTCGATCAAGGTGCGTGCTGTGGTGACCGATCGGGTGCGAGGGAACCAAGTGTATCTACCGATGAATGCCCGCCTCAACGAGTCGGCGGTCAACATTTTGACCTCCTCGGAGGTGGACGAGGCGACCCATACCCCGGCGTTCAAGGAGTTGGCGGCCAAGATGGAGGTGCTCCAAGACCGCCCTCGGCGTGCGCTACCGGAGAATAACTTCCGTTACGGACAACGCACGCCTCAGCGAGGAGTCAACATCGATGCCAAGCGTTCCCGCGCCGATTACCAGAACCCGGTTGCGTCGGCTGTGTCGCACGCGATTGACCATGAAGTGATGATCGAAAGTGAGTGA